The proteins below are encoded in one region of Thermothelomyces thermophilus ATCC 42464 chromosome 1, complete sequence:
- a CDS encoding C-22 sterol desaturase (orthologue of Saccharomyces cerevisiae ERG5p; orthologue of S. cerevisiae ERG5p) gives MAANATSSPLASIKYGAANVAPQLEYVIDYVSKASTWSILATILATLVVYDQLVYIWNKGPIAGPAFKIPFIGPFLQSVNPKFEEYYAKWVSGPLSCVSVFHKFVVIASTRDMARKVFNSPAYVKPCVVDVAHKLLGADNWVFLDGKAHVEFRKGLNGLFTRRALEIYLPGQEEVYNRYFKEFVEITKQAGGKPVPFMTHFREVITAVSCRTFVGHYISDDAVKKIADDYYLITAALELVNFPIIIPYTKTWYGKKAADMVLAEFARCAAKSKARMAAGGEPNCIMDAWVLQMIQSKRWREAEEKGSTEGLEKPAHLLRDFTDYEISQTVFTFLFASQDATSSAATWLFQTMAQRPDVLDRVREENLKVRNGDIHAPVNMDQLESMAYTRAVVRELLRYRPPVLMVPYVVKKPFPITDTYTAPKGSMVVPTTYMALRDPEVYDRPDEFDPERYYTGDAEVKGAKNYLVFGTGPHYCLGQHYAQLNLALMIGKASLLLDWKHHPTPKSEEIKVFATIFPMDDCPLTFEERKW, from the exons ATGGCTGCCAACGCGACAAGCTCGCCCCTGGCGAGCATCAAGTACGGTGCCGCCAACGTGGCGCCCCAGCTCGAATATGTTATCGACTATGTCTCCAAGGCGAGCACGTGGAGCATTCTCGCGACTATCCTCGCGACTCTTGTCGTCTACGATCAGC TCGTCTACATCTGGAACAAGGGGCCGATTGCCGGTCCGGCTTTCAAGATACCTTTCATCGGGCCCTTCCTCCAGTCCGTGAACCCCAAGTTCGAGGAGTACTACGCCAAGTGGGTGAGCGGTCCTCTCAGCTGCGTCTCGGTCTTCCACAA GTTCGTGGTGATCGCGTCGACCCGTGATATGGCCCGGAAGGTCTTCAACTCGCCCGCCTATGTCAAGCCCTGCGTCGTCGATGTCGCCCACAAGCTGCTCGGTGCCGACAACTGGGTGTTCCTCGACGGCAAGGCCCACGTTGAGTTCCGCAAGGGATTGAACGGCCTCTTCACCCGCCGCGCCCTCGAGATCTATCTGCCGGGCCAGGAGGAGGTTTATAACCGGTACTTCAAGGAGTTCGTCGAGATCACCAAGCAGGCCGGTGGCAAGCCCGTCCCCTTCATGACGCACTTCCGCGAGGTCATCACGGCCGTCTCGTGCCGCACGTTTGTCGGCCACTACATCTCGGACGACGCGGTCAAGAAGATCGCCGACGACTACTACCTGATCACTGCCGCGCTCGAACTGGTCAACTTCCCCATCATCATCCCCTACACCAAGACGTGGTACGGAAAGAAGGCGGCCGACATGGTGTTGGCCGAGTTCGCCCGGTGCGCTGCGAAGAGCAAGGCCCGGATGGCTGCTGGCGGCGAGCCCAACTGCATTATGGACGCCTGGGTTCTCCAGATGATCCAGTCCAAGAGGTGGCGCGAGGCGGAGGAGAAGGGTAGCACTGAGGGGCTTGAGAAGCCGGCCCACTTGCTCCGCGACTTCACCGACTACGAGATCTCTCAGACGGTCTTCACGTTCCTCTTTGCCTCGCAGGACGCGACGAGCAGCGCTGCCACCTGGCTCTTCCAGACCATGGCCCAGCGCCCCGATGTCCTGGATCGTGTGCGCGAAGAGAACCTGAAGGTCCGCAACGGGGACATCCACGCCCCCGTCAACATGGACCAGCTCGAATCCATGGCGTACACTCGTGCCGTCGTTCGCGAGCTGCTGCGTTACCGCCCGCCCGTTCTTATGGTCCCCTATGTCGTCAAGAAGCCGTTCCCCATCACCGACACGTACACCGCTCCCAAGG GATCGATGGTCGTTCCCACGACGTATATGGCTTTGCGTGACCCCGAGGTGTACGATAGGCCTGACGAGTTCGATCCGGAGCGCTACTACACCGGCGACGCCGAGGTCAAGGGCGCCAAGAACTACCTCGTTTTCGGTACCGGTCCTCACTACTGCCTTGGACAGCACTACGCTCAGCTCAATCTCGCTCTCATGATCGGAAAGGCGTCGCTCCTGCTCGACTGGAAGCACCACCCGACCCCCAAGTCAGAGGAGATCAAGGTGTTTGCGACCATCTTCCCAATG GATGACTGCCCCCTGACGTTTGAGGAGAGGAAGTGGTAG